Proteins co-encoded in one Desulfurellaceae bacterium genomic window:
- a CDS encoding site-specific tyrosine recombinase XerD: MGEQDAQSEAITASDTCADAFLNYMTVEKGLAKNTILAYSRDVGEFCRYLHDQGLDDLRQAGPRHVIGFLTAVRERGLSARSQARMLTVLRGLYRFLQREALLPGADPTAQLPLPKIGRRLPQAPSQVQVEALLKAPDTSTPLGLRDRAMLELLYATGLRVSELVGLDLSQLNLEAGFVRVRGKGERERVVPLGGQAKAHLETYLSQARPALLKHRTSSAVFLTRSAKPLSRQGFWRLLKQYASQAADGGAVYPHALRHAFATHLLEGGADLRAVQSMLGHVDIATTQI; the protein is encoded by the coding sequence ATGGGGGAGCAAGACGCTCAGAGCGAGGCGATAACGGCCAGCGACACCTGCGCCGACGCATTTCTCAACTATATGACGGTCGAGAAGGGCTTGGCCAAAAATACCATCCTGGCCTACAGCCGGGATGTGGGCGAGTTCTGCCGCTATCTGCACGACCAGGGGCTGGACGACCTGCGCCAGGCCGGGCCGCGGCACGTGATCGGCTTTCTGACCGCAGTCCGCGAGCGGGGGCTGTCGGCGCGCAGCCAGGCCCGGATGCTCACCGTGCTGCGGGGCTTATACCGTTTTTTACAGCGCGAGGCTCTGCTGCCCGGAGCCGACCCGACCGCCCAGCTGCCGTTGCCCAAAATCGGCCGTCGGCTGCCCCAGGCGCCGTCCCAGGTTCAGGTCGAGGCCCTGCTCAAGGCGCCCGACACCTCGACCCCGCTGGGGCTCCGCGACCGGGCCATGCTCGAACTGCTGTACGCCACCGGTCTGCGCGTTTCCGAACTGGTCGGCCTCGACCTCAGCCAGCTCAATCTGGAGGCCGGCTTTGTGCGCGTGCGGGGCAAGGGCGAGCGCGAGCGCGTGGTGCCGCTCGGTGGGCAGGCCAAGGCTCACCTCGAAACCTATCTCAGCCAGGCCCGGCCGGCGCTCTTAAAGCATCGGACGAGTTCTGCGGTGTTTCTGACCCGCTCTGCCAAACCCTTAAGCCGCCAGGGATTCTGGCGGCTGCTCAAACAGTACGCCAGCCAGGCGGCCGACGGCGGAGCGGTCTATCCGCACGCGCTGCGCCACGCATTTGCCACCCATCTGCTCGAAGGCGGGGCAGACCTGCGGGCGGTCCAGTCCATGCTGGGCCACGTCGATATTGCCACCACCCAGATCT